One segment of Paenibacillus pabuli DNA contains the following:
- a CDS encoding DEAD/DEAH box helicase: MSKQQFKDYNLGEEIVRALDSLGYETPTEVQTQVIPVALENKDLVVKSQTGSGKTAAYGIPICELVEWNENKPQALILTPTRELALQVNEDITNIGRYKRIKATALYGQSPFHIQKAELKQRTHVAVGTPGRVLDHIERGTLPLERIAYLVIDEADEMLNMGFIETVQAIIQALPRERVTMLFSATFPEDVARLSRKYMDNPVEIEIQASGLTTATIEHEVVRVSEVNKTAVLEDLFIVENPDSCIVFCRTQENVDKLFRVMADLDYPADRIHGGMEQDERIEVMNAFRRGQFRYLVATDVAARGIDITNITHVINYDIPLEKESYVHRTGRTGRAGKTGKAITLVTPKDGRRLAEIESYIGFEIPVVPAPSEEAVDRRREEFEKRLKIVPERKKDKREQLNQQIMKLNFNAGKKKKLRAVDFVGTIAKLDGITADDIGIITILDNVTDVEILNGKGPLVLEMMQNTTVKGKQLKVRKGKHV; encoded by the coding sequence ATGAGCAAGCAACAATTCAAAGATTATAATCTTGGTGAAGAGATCGTCCGAGCACTGGATAGTCTGGGTTATGAAACGCCAACTGAGGTTCAGACCCAAGTGATTCCGGTAGCTCTGGAAAATAAAGACCTCGTGGTCAAATCCCAGACAGGCAGTGGCAAAACAGCCGCGTATGGCATTCCCATCTGTGAGCTGGTGGAGTGGAATGAAAATAAACCGCAGGCTTTGATTCTCACGCCAACCCGTGAACTGGCCTTGCAGGTCAATGAAGATATCACCAATATTGGACGCTATAAGCGGATTAAAGCAACAGCACTCTATGGACAATCTCCGTTCCATATCCAAAAAGCGGAGCTAAAACAAAGAACACATGTCGCCGTAGGCACACCGGGACGTGTGCTGGACCATATTGAACGCGGTACTTTGCCGCTCGAGCGGATTGCCTATCTCGTCATTGACGAGGCGGATGAGATGCTGAACATGGGCTTTATCGAGACGGTACAGGCCATTATTCAGGCCTTACCTCGTGAGCGCGTAACGATGTTATTCTCCGCTACATTCCCTGAGGACGTTGCCCGTCTCTCACGTAAGTATATGGATAATCCGGTAGAGATCGAGATCCAAGCGAGTGGCCTCACAACAGCTACAATTGAACATGAGGTTGTTCGGGTATCGGAGGTCAACAAGACCGCTGTGCTTGAGGATCTGTTCATTGTGGAAAATCCCGATAGCTGTATCGTATTCTGCCGGACACAGGAAAACGTGGATAAACTGTTCCGGGTAATGGCTGACCTGGACTATCCAGCAGATCGAATCCATGGAGGCATGGAGCAAGATGAGCGGATCGAAGTCATGAACGCATTCAGAAGAGGCCAATTCCGTTATTTGGTCGCAACCGATGTCGCGGCACGAGGGATCGATATCACGAATATCACTCATGTCATCAACTATGATATCCCGCTGGAAAAAGAGAGCTATGTACACCGCACAGGCCGTACCGGACGTGCTGGTAAGACAGGCAAGGCCATCACACTGGTCACACCAAAGGATGGCAGACGCCTGGCCGAGATTGAATCCTATATCGGATTCGAGATCCCGGTTGTTCCGGCCCCATCCGAGGAGGCCGTCGATCGCCGCAGGGAAGAATTCGAGAAGCGGCTGAAAATTGTACCTGAACGGAAAAAAGACAAGCGTGAGCAGCTGAACCAGCAGATCATGAAGCTGAACTTCAACGCCGGCAAGAAGAAAAAGCTGCGTGCTGTGGACTTTGTAGGTACCATCGCCAAACTGGATGGCATCACCGCAGATGATATCGGGATTATCACCATTCTCGATAATGTAACCGATGTGGAGATTCTAAACGGCAAAGGCCCGCTTGTACTGGAAATGATGCAAAACACAACGGTCAAGGGGAAGCAGCTGAAGGTGCGTAAAGGGAAGCATGTGTAA
- a CDS encoding AbfB domain-containing protein: protein MFGFYPERTDAASVTISNGSDWLDTAGDPIHANSGNILKVGSMYYWYGEHAVGGKFDSVNVYTSTDLKNWTFSNAILTKDSATELASSKIERPKVIYNPATQQYVLWAHYENGTDYNLGRVAVATSNTPSGKFTYEGSFRPLGYESRDMTVFVDTDGTGYLISASRKNGGANDTMAIFKMNASYTGVESFVGWQFENSYREAPAVVKKGNRYYLFTSQAAGWYPNQGAYATATSMTGPWSALTPYGNPSAFGSQIHDIATITGSSTTSYIYMADRWNPMNLGEHKHIWLPLTLNDSSGTASLEWYKDWSIDAATGTLAPSSLVNHAQGKTATAISTASGSSAANVNDGNYQTSWAASSNTWPAWWQVDFGSPKTITEIDISWFMYKGSEGYYKYKIEISNDGVNYSTLDRTNNLTYGFTTDAVHFTARYVRINMVNAVLWNNPGNWYTPTLHEVKMLGPATPEATGYSQFISHNYPDRFIRHTHFTARVDANVSPILDSQFRVVPGLASSTGISLESINFPGYFLKRNSSDKIVLEAYADTAAYKGDATFLSSPGWADSSKISLQSYSQPGYYIRHYNYVLQLDPINASSSSTVKSDATFGRIHF, encoded by the coding sequence ATGTTTGGCTTCTATCCAGAACGAACGGACGCGGCAAGTGTGACCATTAGCAACGGTTCCGATTGGCTGGATACCGCAGGTGACCCCATTCATGCGAACAGCGGTAATATTCTGAAAGTGGGAAGCATGTATTACTGGTATGGCGAGCATGCGGTAGGTGGCAAGTTTGACAGTGTTAATGTCTATACTTCGACCGATCTGAAAAACTGGACGTTCAGCAATGCCATCCTCACCAAGGATTCCGCAACGGAGCTTGCCTCCAGCAAGATTGAGCGTCCCAAAGTGATCTACAACCCCGCTACGCAGCAGTATGTGCTCTGGGCACATTATGAGAACGGAACGGATTATAATCTGGGACGTGTCGCCGTAGCGACCAGCAATACACCGAGTGGCAAATTCACATATGAGGGCAGCTTCCGGCCACTAGGCTATGAGTCCCGAGATATGACGGTGTTTGTAGACACCGATGGTACGGGGTATCTAATCAGCGCTTCACGCAAGAATGGTGGCGCTAACGATACGATGGCGATCTTCAAAATGAACGCAAGCTATACAGGCGTTGAATCCTTTGTAGGCTGGCAGTTTGAGAACAGCTACCGGGAGGCTCCTGCCGTTGTGAAAAAGGGAAACCGCTATTATCTCTTCACCTCCCAGGCCGCCGGCTGGTATCCGAATCAAGGGGCTTATGCTACAGCCACATCCATGACAGGACCGTGGTCTGCACTTACCCCCTATGGCAATCCTTCTGCCTTTGGATCCCAGATTCATGATATTGCCACGATTACAGGCAGCAGCACCACGTCCTATATTTATATGGCAGACCGCTGGAATCCAATGAATCTGGGCGAGCATAAGCATATCTGGCTCCCTTTGACCCTGAACGATTCAAGCGGAACGGCATCACTGGAGTGGTATAAGGATTGGAGTATCGATGCTGCCACAGGTACGTTAGCGCCATCCTCTCTCGTCAATCATGCTCAAGGCAAGACAGCTACGGCCATATCGACAGCCTCTGGTTCATCTGCAGCCAATGTGAATGACGGCAACTATCAAACGTCGTGGGCAGCCTCTTCCAATACATGGCCTGCATGGTGGCAGGTCGATTTTGGATCGCCCAAGACCATTACCGAGATCGATATCTCCTGGTTTATGTATAAAGGATCGGAGGGGTATTACAAATACAAGATTGAGATCAGCAACGACGGCGTCAACTACTCCACACTGGATCGGACCAATAACCTGACCTACGGGTTTACCACGGATGCAGTGCACTTTACAGCCCGCTATGTACGCATCAATATGGTGAACGCCGTGCTGTGGAACAACCCCGGTAACTGGTACACCCCAACACTGCATGAGGTTAAGATGCTGGGTCCTGCTACCCCGGAAGCGACTGGCTACAGCCAGTTCATCTCACATAACTATCCGGACCGTTTCATCCGGCATACCCATTTCACGGCTCGTGTAGATGCGAATGTCTCGCCAATACTGGACTCCCAGTTCCGCGTTGTTCCCGGTCTCGCCAGCTCTACGGGCATTTCACTGGAGTCCATCAACTTCCCGGGGTACTTCCTGAAGCGTAATAGCAGCGACAAAATTGTGCTCGAAGCCTATGCAGACACTGCCGCTTATAAAGGAGATGCAACCTTCCTGAGCAGCCCCGGCTGGGCAGACAGCTCCAAAATATCACTTCAGTCATACAGCCAACCCGGATATTACATCCGGCACTATAACTATGTACTGCAGCTCGATCCCATTAATGCATCCAGCAGCTCAACCGTGAAAAGCGATGCCACGTTCGGGCGAATCCATTTCTAG
- a CDS encoding GNAT family N-acetyltransferase codes for MSIFTVVPMIYNSKEQIDSIILLEQQCKQLDSIHLKADLDHISKQDGDHALLCYCEGKLVGLLSWYPSDSTTGNINALVHPHARRKGVFRSLLMQAVADMKSQGITRLSYRVPQSLLSGLRTAQSLGAVHDRSEYSMQLMNTSFPDIEQVGLTLSVAEPKDFEFMVSCSAQAFGDSEEWTRDYFTQTNEPSRVTYIAWRDELPVGLVRINSINETTAFIHNFCILPAYQGQKLGRQVLTLLVELLLKQKNTDIRLSVVTENERALNLYRSVGFEVNSEYQYFNGIV; via the coding sequence ATGTCAATATTTACAGTTGTTCCAATGATCTATAATTCCAAGGAACAGATTGATTCCATTATTTTACTCGAACAGCAATGTAAACAACTCGATTCCATTCATCTGAAGGCAGACCTGGATCATATCAGCAAACAAGATGGAGACCACGCACTCCTGTGTTACTGCGAAGGCAAGCTCGTCGGACTCCTAAGTTGGTACCCCTCTGATAGCACTACTGGAAACATCAATGCCCTTGTGCATCCGCATGCTCGCCGCAAAGGTGTGTTCCGCAGCTTACTGATGCAGGCTGTTGCAGACATGAAGTCACAGGGTATTACCCGGCTCAGCTACCGCGTACCTCAAAGCTTGCTTTCCGGGCTTCGTACCGCTCAGTCGCTTGGTGCTGTTCATGATCGTTCGGAGTACTCGATGCAGCTTATGAACACGTCCTTCCCAGATATCGAACAAGTTGGGTTAACCTTGTCTGTGGCTGAACCGAAAGATTTTGAGTTTATGGTCAGCTGCTCAGCGCAGGCCTTTGGAGATTCAGAGGAATGGACCCGCGATTATTTCACGCAAACTAATGAACCCAGCCGGGTAACCTACATTGCCTGGAGAGATGAACTGCCTGTCGGACTGGTCCGAATCAATTCCATTAATGAGACAACAGCATTCATTCATAACTTCTGTATCCTACCTGCATATCAAGGCCAGAAGCTAGGCCGCCAAGTTCTTACCCTGCTCGTTGAGCTGCTTCTGAAGCAGAAAAATACGGATATTCGCTTGTCCGTTGTTACTGAAAACGAGCGTGCTCTGAATTTATACCGGAGTGTCGGCTTTGAAGTGAATTCCGAATATCAATACTTCAATGGCATCGTGTAA
- a CDS encoding macrolide 2'-phosphotransferase has product MTGPISNEQVKLQQDIWQLAEQNGLRIRKDSMEINESGMDFRVAFATDESGQQWVLRQPRREDVWARAENERQVLDVVKEHLSVKVPDWQICTPELIAYPLLNGDPIAVVDPAGAGYAWRFPQEGLSDVFFDSLAATLVQLHGIDATEAVKGGVRSKTPIEVRHEFAANVEEIKQSFTVPDQLANRWENWLSTDSFWPEHATFNHGDLHPPHIIVDDTQRVTGLIDWTEAEIADPGKDFVIYYGLFQDDGLRDLLKRYEKAGGRTWPRMFDHIREQWAAYPVLVAKFALITGEESTMEMARGMLANWDVK; this is encoded by the coding sequence ATGACAGGACCAATTTCGAATGAACAGGTAAAACTTCAGCAGGATATATGGCAGCTCGCTGAACAGAATGGGCTTCGAATCCGCAAAGATTCGATGGAAATCAATGAGTCCGGGATGGACTTCAGGGTGGCCTTTGCTACGGATGAGAGTGGACAACAGTGGGTTCTACGCCAGCCGAGGCGTGAAGACGTATGGGCGCGTGCCGAGAATGAGCGTCAGGTGCTGGACGTTGTGAAGGAGCATTTGTCTGTCAAAGTACCAGATTGGCAAATCTGTACGCCGGAGCTGATTGCCTATCCCTTGCTGAATGGTGACCCGATTGCCGTGGTGGATCCTGCTGGGGCAGGATATGCATGGCGCTTTCCACAGGAGGGCCTATCGGATGTGTTTTTTGATTCGCTGGCTGCTACACTCGTACAATTGCATGGCATTGATGCCACTGAAGCGGTAAAAGGCGGCGTGCGGAGCAAGACGCCTATAGAAGTGCGGCATGAGTTTGCTGCCAATGTGGAGGAGATCAAGCAAAGTTTCACGGTACCAGATCAACTGGCAAACCGATGGGAGAATTGGCTGTCTACAGACAGCTTCTGGCCAGAGCATGCCACATTTAATCACGGGGACCTGCACCCGCCGCATATCATTGTCGACGATACACAGCGGGTAACCGGGCTCATCGACTGGACGGAAGCTGAAATTGCCGATCCAGGTAAGGATTTTGTGATCTATTATGGACTCTTTCAGGATGATGGATTGCGCGATCTGCTAAAGAGGTACGAAAAGGCAGGGGGAAGAACGTGGCCCCGGATGTTTGATCATATTCGGGAGCAGTGGGCTGCTTACCCGGTACTGGTTGCCAAGTTTGCTCTAATTACAGGGGAAGAGTCAACCATGGAGATGGCGAGAGGCATGCTGGCCAACTGGGATGTGAAATAG